The following nucleotide sequence is from Chryseobacterium sp. CY350.
GATATAGTTGTAGAAAGTTTTTGTGAACATTATGACATTTCCTGTGCTAGAAAGAAAGTTTTTGAACTGATATGCCTGATTATAGTTTATGAAGAAAAGTTTGTCGGCTTGTAAATCATACTTCTGATCATCAATAATGATTGAACCAGACGAACTTTCGAAAAGGAATACTGAATAAAATTTATTTTTAAAGTGAGATTCAGGATTTAAATTCGCAAAAAAATCTGAAACTGAAATGATAACGAACTCAGCTCTCATTGATGACTGATTCTGGAACTGATTTAAATTTAAAAATATTATGTTATTATTCAATTATTTTTATTTTGATTTCCAAATATATACATAAAAAATACCACAGAGGTAAACTGTGGTATTTTATGGTCATTTTAAATTAATTTTTATCTTCTAATATTTTAAGACGCTTTAAATCTAACTTGTTATCGACGATTTTATCTACATAATCTGAATTCATTGCCCTGAGAACCGCCATGTAATTCATACTAAAATCTACGGTGTCACCAACCTGATAGTTTTGCAAATTATCAGAAAGATCTAAAATCATCATATCAGAACTTGCACCAATAATTTCAATATCATCATTAATTGGATTTATCTGTGTGGGATCAATATCTAAAATCCCGATATCTACAATTGCCCGAACCGAGGTTTTACCAATGTTATTTTGATCGTGTATTGGAGTTTCACCTGTGAGATTTGTTCCGGCATCACCTGCAGGTATCATTGGTTTTTCTACAATTTCAATAATTTCAGTCGTCAGTTTAAAAACATCCTGATACATTCCATTGATGGTAGAATCGTTGTAAACATCAGTTCCGAAAAATAGAGTTTCACCTATTCTGAAGTGATTTATTTCTTCAGGTACCAGATTTTGAAAAAGGAGAGGAATGGTAACAGAAGATCCGGCAGAAATGTAAGGAATCTTTTCATTGTACGATTCTTCAATAATTTCCTTAAATCTACTCAGTTTTATTAATTTTTTTTCGTCTGGCAAAATTCCGTTAAGGCAGTTTAAATTGGTTCCGATTCCCACAACATCTATATTCGGAAGTTGCAATACTTCACCATAAAAATTTGAAAGATTTTTAACCATAATTCCCTCTCGAAGTTCGCCCATCTCAACCATAATTACAATTTTATGAGTTCTGTTTTGACGTACTGCCTCTTCGGAAAGGGCTTTTATAGTATCAATTTCTGTATTAAAACTTACATCTGCAAATTGTACAATGCTTTTGACCAGTCTTTTAGCGGGCGGCTTAATATATACAGTCTGTGTTGTCGGCGAAATTTTTTTAATATGACGAAGATTGGTCAATCTGGAATCGCAAATCTCCTTATCACATATGTTCAGCAGACATTGCAGAAACTTTTCATTCCCGCAAAGTAGCTTTCCAACAACCGCCCACTCAATATTTTTTTCTCTAAAAAGTTGATTTAAAAAATTATAATTGTGTGATAGTTTGTTTGAATTTAAAGTAATGTAAGACATTTTATTTTTTTAATCGCATTTCTAAATATTTACTGGTAAACCCCAGTTTTTTATATAAATGTATTGCCGGATTTTCCGGTTCACAATGGAGAGCGATATCACCATACGAAGAATCAATAGCTTTTTGCATCAGTGCTTTCCCAACTCCCTTTCCGCGCACATTTTTGTCGGTTGCTATGTAAACAAGTATATTTTCCGGAATGTAACCGCCCATTCCTGTCTTGTTGATCACGACTGCACCAATAAGTTTTTCATCTGCATCTTTAGCAGTTATGACAGTGCCGCCTGGCTTATTATTTTCTCCGAGAGCATAGCTCACAGCATCGTGAATATCTGCTTGCGGATCGCCGTATTGCTCCAGATGTTTAAAAAGAAATTCTATAATTTCATCTTTTTGATTTTTATCTGTTATGTTTTCCGTGGAATATTGTTGTAATGTTATCATAATAATAGTTATCCCGGACACGGTAATGTGATGTCAAAACCTGCATTATCGTCCGTTTCGTTATTTTTTGCTCTTTCTTTGTTTTTTAAGAAAAGAAGAGGAATATCTGTGTAATTAATAATTTGTTTGAAGAAATTTTCAGAGAAAATTGATTTCCAGCTGCCTTCATCCTGATAAGACAGAATAATAATATCCGCGTCGTCGTCTTTAGAAAATTTCGAAATCTGCGTGGCTTTATCTTGTGTCAGTAAAAACTGAGCATTATACTCTTGTTGATTTTTAACCAAAGTTTGCCTCACCTCCTGATAAGCATCTTTTAGTGCATCAAGATCGGTTTCGCTGCTTATTCCCAAAAGGGTGATAATTCCATTGTTTTTTTGAGCTATTGCAAGTGAGAGATCTACCTTATCAGCTAGATCATCGAGTACCCTTACCGGAACAAGTATTTTGTCGAAAGCGTACTTTTTACAGGTTTCAGGTACTAAAAGAACTGATGCATTTACTCCGTTCAGAATTTCATAAGACATAGAACCCAAAATAAGCTGTGATATTTTTTGCTGGCCGGAAGAACCGCTCACCACCAAATCAACATTTTTCTGATCAATAATCTTATTAATTCCGTGTATTAAATTGTCATTATCAAGAATTGTTTCAAAGTGTAACGTTGGATTTTCGGTACTTAAAGAAGCGTGAAGTTCATCCAGTGAAATTTGAATTTTCCTAAAATTTTCATCAACAGTTTCTGCACCTATCACCTGTTTTCCGGTACGGTCAATAATATAGTGATTGCTGATGCTGTGAAAGATCAAAATCTTAGCCTCATGACGTTTCGCAATCTGAACTGCCATCTTTACAGCATTATTTGATTTTTCTGTAAAATCGGTCGGTACCAAAATGGTGTTAATCTGTTTCTGCATCATTGTTATTTTTCAAATATCAATAAGCAAAGTTAACTATTAGCGATTGTAATAGATGTTAAAAATCAGATCGATTATGGTATCATTTATCTTTATGATAATCAATTATCATTGTGAATAAACGAAAAAAGACAAAACATTAATGTTTTGCCTTTTCAATATAAATGATTTGGTGTGTGGTGTGAAGATTATATCTTTGTCAATTATTTGCTACTATGATAATAAAAAAATATTACTCAGTGTTGCTTCTTATTTCTTTGGTAAAGATAGTTCACGAAAGAGTTGCGAACAACACAAGCTAGTGGTGATTTATAAATTTTTACGTGGAGATTTACGAATTTTTCCGTTTAAATGAGGTTTTAATCATTTGAATTTCAATGTTTTGTAATGATATCTATTATTTATAAATATTTATCTTACATAATTTAATATGTGCAATTATTCGTGATAAAAATGTAATTATTGTTGGAGAATCATAATAAATAACCAGCTATTTATGACGATGTTTTTCAATATTATGATTAAGTACTTGTAAAATTTTGGGTCGTTTGTAATTTCTTTATATCAATATAAAATGCAACAATATTTTTAATGTTAAGATTTGGCAAGTTTTCCGACATATGTTTTTCTGAATTTTTATATTTGTCACATGAGTTCTAGTTTCATTCACACATATGTTTCTGTAGACTGTGTAGTTTTCGGTTTTGACCGTGAAAATCAGCTGAATATTTTATTGGTTCAGCGGCATCTCAGTGATGTGCCGGAGCGGCAGAAAAGATTGCCCGGAAGTTTGATTCTTAGCAATGAAGATGTTGATGACGCTGCAGAACGTGTACTTCACGAACTGACAGGAATAAAAAAAATGGTACTTAAACAATTCAGGTGTTTTGCCGACCCAAACCGTGCAAGCAGCGAGTACGATATAAAGTGGATGCAGAAAGAATATCAGCATCAAATTGACCGCATTATAACGGTAGCATATCTTTCGCTTTGCAAAATTGATCACAAAATCAACAGCACAAAATATGATACGGTAGATTGGTGTCCAGTTGACAAAGTCCCATTATTACCTTTTGATCATAATAAGATTATTAATGAATCTTTGACAGAGATCAGAAAATGGATTGAGTCTGATTTTTCTATTATTTTTGAACTGCTGCCAAAGAAATTTACGATAAGACAGCTTTATAAATTGTATGGTGCTTTAAGCGAAAAATCTATCGATATTAAGAATTTTCATAAAAAAGTATCATCATTTAGTTATATCATTCCTTTAGATGAGATAGAAACCAATGTTTCCCATCGAGCAGCGAGATATTATAAGTTCGATGCTAAAATATATAAGAAAAACAACAATAAGCTAATAAAATAAGACTTAAGATTGTCTGATTAACTGTTAAAGTATTGTTATGTTTCATCTTCAAACATTGATTACTTACGATTATCAACTATATTTGATGAATAATGATAGGTTAATGAATGATATTAGATTGATTGTGACAGATATGGACGGGACTTTTTTAAACTCTGAACACCAAGTTAGTCCGGAA
It contains:
- a CDS encoding alanine/ornithine racemase family PLP-dependent enzyme, with the translated sequence MSYITLNSNKLSHNYNFLNQLFREKNIEWAVVGKLLCGNEKFLQCLLNICDKEICDSRLTNLRHIKKISPTTQTVYIKPPAKRLVKSIVQFADVSFNTEIDTIKALSEEAVRQNRTHKIVIMVEMGELREGIMVKNLSNFYGEVLQLPNIDVVGIGTNLNCLNGILPDEKKLIKLSRFKEIIEESYNEKIPYISAGSSVTIPLLFQNLVPEEINHFRIGETLFFGTDVYNDSTINGMYQDVFKLTTEIIEIVEKPMIPAGDAGTNLTGETPIHDQNNIGKTSVRAIVDIGILDIDPTQINPINDDIEIIGASSDMMILDLSDNLQNYQVGDTVDFSMNYMAVLRAMNSDYVDKIVDNKLDLKRLKILEDKN
- a CDS encoding NUDIX hydrolase; its protein translation is MSSSFIHTYVSVDCVVFGFDRENQLNILLVQRHLSDVPERQKRLPGSLILSNEDVDDAAERVLHELTGIKKMVLKQFRCFADPNRASSEYDIKWMQKEYQHQIDRIITVAYLSLCKIDHKINSTKYDTVDWCPVDKVPLLPFDHNKIINESLTEIRKWIESDFSIIFELLPKKFTIRQLYKLYGALSEKSIDIKNFHKKVSSFSYIIPLDEIETNVSHRAARYYKFDAKIYKKNNNKLIK
- a CDS encoding GNAT family N-acetyltransferase — translated: MITLQQYSTENITDKNQKDEIIEFLFKHLEQYGDPQADIHDAVSYALGENNKPGGTVITAKDADEKLIGAVVINKTGMGGYIPENILVYIATDKNVRGKGVGKALMQKAIDSSYGDIALHCEPENPAIHLYKKLGFTSKYLEMRLKK
- a CDS encoding universal stress protein; amino-acid sequence: MQKQINTILVPTDFTEKSNNAVKMAVQIAKRHEAKILIFHSISNHYIIDRTGKQVIGAETVDENFRKIQISLDELHASLSTENPTLHFETILDNDNLIHGINKIIDQKNVDLVVSGSSGQQKISQLILGSMSYEILNGVNASVLLVPETCKKYAFDKILVPVRVLDDLADKVDLSLAIAQKNNGIITLLGISSETDLDALKDAYQEVRQTLVKNQQEYNAQFLLTQDKATQISKFSKDDDADIIILSYQDEGSWKSIFSENFFKQIINYTDIPLLFLKNKERAKNNETDDNAGFDITLPCPG